The following are encoded in a window of Streptomyces sp. Go-475 genomic DNA:
- the ligA gene encoding NAD-dependent DNA ligase LigA, producing MAGDKQAETTAVPAEAREKHARLAEQIEEHRFRYYVKDAPVVSDAEFDQLLRSLEALEEEHPELRTPDSPTQKVAGSYETEFTAVAHRERMLSLDNTFNDEELAAWSERIARELGEQTYHFLCELKVDGLAVNLTYEHGRLTRAATRGDGRTGEDITPNVRTIAEIPDRLKGDSVPDLVEIRGEVYFPMEKFQELNARLVEAGDKPFANPRNAAAGSLRQKDPRVTATRPLHMVVHGIGALEGFTGLTRLSQAYDLLKTWGLPTSRHNKVVDGLEGVREFIAHFGENRHSVEHEIDGVVVKLDEIPLQGRLGSTSRAPRWAIAYKYAPEEVNTKLINIRVGVGRTGRVTPYAQVEPVTVAGSEVEFATLHNQDVVKAKGVLIGDTVVLRKAGDVIPEILGPVADLRDGTEREFVMPSECPECGTPLRPMKEGDVDLRCPNARTCPAQLRERLFYLAGRKALDIEHFGYVAAAALTAPLEPKTPPLVDEGDLFDLTIEQLLPIKAYVLDPDSGLPKRDPKTGEEKVATIFANQEGKPRKNALAMLENIAAAKQRPLARVLTSLSIRHVGPVAAEALAREFRSIERIEQATEEELANTEGVGPTIAASLKQWFTEDWHREIIRKWKAAGVRMEEESTGEDEGPRPLEGLTVVVTGTLEHFTRDGAKEALQSRGAKVTGSVSKKTSFVVVGDNPGSKYDKAMQQKVPVLNEEGFGVLLEQGPEAAAEVALSSEE from the coding sequence GTGGCCGGCGACAAGCAGGCGGAGACGACGGCGGTGCCCGCCGAGGCACGGGAGAAGCACGCGCGCCTCGCGGAGCAGATCGAGGAGCACCGCTTCCGCTACTACGTGAAGGACGCTCCCGTCGTCAGCGACGCGGAGTTCGACCAGCTGCTGCGTTCCCTGGAGGCGCTGGAGGAGGAGCACCCGGAGCTGCGCACACCGGACTCGCCGACCCAGAAGGTCGCCGGGTCCTACGAGACGGAGTTCACGGCGGTCGCGCACCGCGAGCGCATGCTCTCCCTGGACAACACGTTCAACGACGAGGAGCTCGCCGCCTGGTCCGAGCGCATCGCCCGCGAACTGGGCGAGCAGACCTACCACTTCCTGTGCGAGCTGAAGGTCGACGGCCTCGCCGTGAACCTCACCTACGAGCACGGCCGCCTCACGCGCGCCGCGACCCGCGGCGACGGCCGCACCGGCGAGGACATCACGCCGAACGTCCGGACGATCGCGGAGATCCCCGACCGCCTCAAGGGCGACTCCGTCCCCGACCTCGTGGAGATCCGCGGCGAGGTCTACTTCCCGATGGAGAAGTTCCAGGAGCTCAACGCCCGCCTGGTCGAGGCCGGCGACAAGCCCTTCGCCAACCCGCGCAACGCGGCGGCCGGTTCCCTGCGCCAGAAGGACCCCCGCGTCACGGCCACCCGCCCCCTGCACATGGTGGTCCACGGCATCGGCGCCCTGGAGGGCTTCACCGGCCTGACCCGCCTCTCCCAGGCCTACGACCTGCTCAAGACCTGGGGCCTGCCCACCTCGCGGCACAACAAGGTGGTCGACGGCCTGGAAGGCGTCCGCGAGTTCATCGCCCACTTCGGCGAGAACCGCCACTCCGTGGAGCACGAGATCGACGGCGTCGTCGTCAAGCTCGACGAGATCCCCCTCCAGGGCCGCCTCGGCTCCACCTCCCGCGCCCCGCGCTGGGCGATCGCGTACAAGTACGCGCCGGAGGAGGTCAACACCAAGCTCATCAACATCCGCGTGGGCGTCGGCCGCACGGGCCGGGTCACGCCCTACGCCCAGGTCGAGCCGGTCACGGTCGCCGGCTCCGAGGTCGAGTTCGCCACGCTGCACAACCAGGACGTCGTCAAGGCCAAGGGCGTCCTCATCGGCGACACGGTGGTGCTGCGCAAGGCCGGTGACGTCATCCCGGAGATCCTCGGCCCCGTCGCCGACCTGCGCGACGGCACCGAGCGCGAGTTCGTGATGCCGAGCGAGTGCCCCGAGTGCGGCACCCCGCTGCGGCCCATGAAGGAGGGCGACGTCGACCTGCGCTGCCCCAACGCCCGCACGTGCCCGGCCCAGTTGCGCGAGCGCCTCTTCTACCTCGCGGGCCGCAAGGCGCTCGACATCGAGCACTTCGGCTACGTCGCCGCGGCCGCGCTCACGGCCCCGCTGGAGCCGAAGACCCCGCCGCTGGTGGACGAGGGCGACCTGTTCGACCTCACCATCGAACAGCTGCTGCCCATCAAGGCGTACGTCCTCGACCCGGACAGCGGCCTGCCCAAGCGCGACCCGAAGACCGGCGAGGAGAAGGTCGCCACGATCTTCGCCAACCAGGAGGGCAAGCCCCGCAAGAACGCGCTCGCCATGCTGGAGAACATCGCGGCGGCCAAGCAGCGCCCGCTCGCCCGCGTCCTCACCAGCCTGTCGATCCGTCACGTCGGGCCGGTCGCGGCCGAAGCCCTGGCCCGCGAGTTCCGCTCGATCGAGCGCATCGAGCAGGCCACGGAGGAGGAGCTGGCGAACACCGAGGGCGTCGGTCCGACCATCGCCGCCTCCCTCAAGCAGTGGTTCACCGAGGACTGGCACCGCGAAATCATCCGTAAGTGGAAGGCCGCGGGCGTCCGCATGGAGGAGGAGAGCACCGGCGAGGACGAGGGGCCGCGCCCGCTCGAAGGGCTCACGGTCGTCGTCACCGGCACTCTCGAACACTTCACGCGTGACGGCGCCAAGGAGGCGCTGCAGAGCCGGGGAGCGAAGGTGACCGGCTCGGTTTCCAAGAAGACGTCGTTCGTCGTCGTGGGTGACAACCCCGGATCGAAATACGACAAGGCGATGCAGCAGAAGGTGCCGGTCCTGAACGAGGAGGGCTTCGGCGTCCTGTTGGAACAGGGACCGGAAGCGGCGGCCGAAGTCGCCCTTTCGTCCGAGGAGTAG
- a CDS encoding bifunctional diguanylate cyclase/phosphodiesterase, giving the protein MEPTESAAPGSRLRLSRMAVAWRAVRGAGRPAGRPGAEARAVGQYIAEGRAAGGRAAQPVTEHTPGLTGADGETERHLSWPALPAAVVAAAGFVLGAGFYRAFTGGHALFPSGTAGWALAVLTGIIVGHLVMLGRSRWWGGTGSGAALTLAVLLLYGWVPAGMVSLTVVVLVGIARRNRWRQGVLHGAVDLLGIGAGALVLGLFGTVPSVESPAEPGAWTLATAPEVALVAIAYLAVTRVLLWYLHAPRPGLPTVARTALVRQGLVAVALLGIAPLVCVVAVAKPILLPLFSIPLIALDSTLWIARARAEEQLRDPLTGLPNRQWLLERIWTALDDAERIDARAALMLIDLDRFRSVNDTLGHLAGDRLLLQIADRLRVALPRGAEAARLGGDEFAVLLPVADSTTSATRVARSLVSALSSPLDLDGLTLVLEASAGVAVFPDHALDAEGLLRRADVAMYQAKRDRTGVEVYESKRDSNTPDRLGLLGDLRRALDAHEVHLHYQPKVRFDGQVAGLEALVRWVHPERGKVPPDEFIAIAESSGLMPHLTEYVLETALGQVARWRAQGLFVPVAVNVSPRDVHTPGFAGSVAARLARHGVPAGALQLEITEHVLLEDPQRAADTLNGLTGHGVKMSLDDFGTGYSSLVHLRRLPVSELKIDRSFVARLALDHEDAEIVRCTVDLAHSLGLLVVAEGVEDDETWERLRDLGCDAVQGWLVAAAMPPDETTAWLRARGSRGWQRPRAALPAAAADDSGRVG; this is encoded by the coding sequence ATGGAACCGACCGAGAGCGCCGCGCCGGGCTCACGGCTGCGCCTGAGCCGCATGGCGGTCGCATGGCGCGCAGTCCGTGGGGCCGGTCGGCCGGCGGGGCGTCCGGGCGCGGAGGCGCGCGCCGTCGGACAGTACATCGCGGAGGGACGCGCCGCCGGGGGGCGCGCCGCACAGCCCGTCACGGAGCACACCCCCGGACTGACCGGCGCGGACGGGGAGACGGAACGGCACCTGTCCTGGCCCGCGCTGCCCGCGGCGGTCGTCGCGGCGGCCGGGTTCGTCCTGGGCGCCGGCTTCTACCGCGCCTTCACCGGCGGCCACGCGCTCTTCCCGTCGGGCACGGCCGGCTGGGCGCTGGCCGTGCTGACCGGCATCATCGTCGGCCACCTCGTCATGCTGGGCCGCTCCCGCTGGTGGGGCGGCACCGGCTCGGGCGCCGCCCTCACCCTCGCCGTGCTGCTGCTCTACGGCTGGGTCCCGGCCGGCATGGTCAGCCTCACCGTCGTCGTGCTGGTCGGCATAGCCCGCCGCAACCGCTGGCGCCAGGGCGTGCTGCACGGCGCGGTCGACCTCCTCGGCATCGGCGCCGGCGCCCTGGTGCTGGGTCTCTTCGGTACGGTGCCGTCCGTCGAGTCCCCGGCCGAGCCCGGCGCCTGGACACTCGCCACCGCGCCCGAGGTGGCCCTCGTCGCCATCGCCTACCTGGCGGTCACCCGCGTCCTGCTCTGGTACCTGCACGCCCCGCGCCCCGGCCTGCCCACCGTCGCCCGCACCGCCCTGGTCAGACAGGGCCTGGTCGCGGTCGCGCTGCTCGGGATCGCGCCGCTGGTGTGCGTGGTGGCCGTGGCCAAGCCGATCCTGCTGCCGCTGTTCTCCATCCCCCTCATCGCCCTGGACTCCACCCTGTGGATAGCCCGGGCCCGGGCGGAGGAGCAGCTGCGCGACCCGCTGACCGGGCTGCCCAACCGGCAGTGGCTGCTGGAGCGCATCTGGACCGCGCTGGACGACGCCGAGCGCATCGACGCCCGCGCCGCCCTCATGCTGATCGACCTCGACCGGTTCCGGTCGGTCAACGACACGCTCGGTCATCTGGCCGGCGACCGGCTGCTGCTGCAGATCGCCGACCGGCTGCGGGTGGCGCTGCCGCGCGGAGCGGAGGCCGCGCGGCTCGGCGGGGACGAGTTCGCCGTCTTACTGCCGGTCGCCGACTCCACGACGTCCGCGACCCGGGTCGCCCGCAGCCTGGTCTCCGCGCTCAGCTCCCCCCTCGACCTCGACGGCCTCACGCTGGTCCTGGAGGCCAGCGCCGGAGTCGCCGTCTTCCCCGACCACGCCCTGGACGCCGAGGGGCTGCTGCGCCGGGCGGACGTGGCGATGTACCAGGCGAAGCGGGACCGCACGGGGGTGGAGGTGTACGAGTCCAAGCGCGACTCCAACACCCCGGACCGGCTCGGTCTGCTGGGCGACCTGCGCCGGGCGCTCGACGCCCACGAGGTCCATCTGCACTACCAGCCCAAGGTCCGCTTCGACGGACAGGTCGCGGGTCTGGAGGCCCTGGTCCGCTGGGTGCACCCCGAGCGGGGCAAGGTGCCGCCGGACGAGTTCATAGCGATCGCCGAGTCCTCGGGCCTGATGCCCCACCTCACCGAGTACGTCCTGGAGACCGCGCTCGGCCAGGTCGCCCGCTGGCGCGCCCAGGGCCTGTTCGTGCCGGTCGCGGTCAACGTCTCCCCGCGCGATGTGCACACCCCCGGGTTCGCGGGCTCCGTCGCCGCCCGGCTGGCCCGGCACGGCGTCCCGGCGGGAGCGCTCCAACTGGAGATAACGGAACACGTCCTCCTGGAGGACCCGCAGCGCGCCGCCGACACCCTCAACGGGCTGACCGGGCACGGCGTGAAGATGTCCCTGGACGACTTCGGCACGGGCTACTCCTCGCTCGTGCACCTGCGCCGGCTCCCCGTCAGCGAGCTGAAGATCGACCGCTCGTTCGTGGCCCGGCTCGCGCTCGACCACGAGGACGCGGAGATCGTGCGCTGCACGGTCGACCTCGCGCACTCCCTCGGCCTGCTCGTCGTCGCCGAGGGCGTCGAGGACGACGAGACCTGGGAGCGCCTGCGCGACCTCGGCTGCGACGCCGTGCAGGGCTGGCTGGTCGCCGCCGCGATGCCGCCCGACGAGACCACGGCCTGGCTCCGCGCCCGCGGCTCCCGGGGCTGGCAGCGCCCCCGGGCCGCGCTCCCGGCGGCCGCGGCGGACGACTCGGGCCGGGTGGGCTGA
- the gatC gene encoding Asp-tRNA(Asn)/Glu-tRNA(Gln) amidotransferase subunit GatC produces MPGITREEVAHLARLARLELKPEELDHFAGQLDDIIGAVARVSEVADQDVPPTSHPLPLTNVMRPDEVRPSLTPEQALSGAPAQEQQRFKVPQILGED; encoded by the coding sequence ATGCCTGGCATCACGCGCGAGGAGGTCGCCCACCTCGCCCGGCTGGCGCGTCTGGAGCTGAAGCCCGAAGAGCTCGACCACTTCGCAGGCCAGCTGGACGACATCATCGGCGCGGTCGCCCGCGTCAGCGAGGTCGCCGACCAAGACGTACCGCCGACCTCGCACCCGCTCCCGCTGACGAACGTCATGCGCCCGGACGAGGTCCGTCCCTCGCTCACCCCCGAGCAGGCGCTCTCCGGCGCCCCGGCCCAGGAGCAGCAGCGTTTCAAGGTGCCGCAGATCCTGGGGGAGGACTAA
- the gatA gene encoding Asp-tRNA(Asn)/Glu-tRNA(Gln) amidotransferase subunit GatA produces MTDIIKLTAAETAAKIASGELTAVEVTEAHLARIEAVDEKVHAFLHVDREGALAQARAVDEKRERGEKLGPLAGVPLALKDIFTTEGVPTTVGSKILEGWIPPYDATVTQKLKAADVVILGKTNMDEFAMGSSTENSAYGPTGNPWDLTKIPGGSGGGSSAALAAHMAPLAIGTDTGGSIRQPAAVTGTVGVKPTYGAVSRYGMVAFSSSLDQGGPCARTVLDAALLHEVIAGHDPLDSTSIDEPVPPVVEAARNGSVEGMRVGVVKQFRGEGYQAGVIQRFDESVALLKELGAEIVELDCPSFDLALSAYYLIAPSECSSNLARFDGLRYGLRTGDDGTHSAEEVTSLTREAGFGPEVKRRIMLGTYALSSGYYDAYYGSAQKVRTLIKQDFDKAFEQVDVIVSPTTPTTAFPIGERADDPMAMYLADLCTIPTNLAGNAAMSLPCGLAPEDNLPVGLQIIAPVMKDDRLYKVGAAVEAAFVEKWGHPLIEEAPSL; encoded by the coding sequence ATGACGGACATCATCAAGCTCACGGCCGCCGAGACCGCCGCGAAGATCGCCTCCGGCGAGCTCACGGCCGTCGAGGTCACCGAGGCCCACCTCGCCCGCATCGAGGCCGTCGACGAGAAGGTGCACGCCTTCCTGCACGTCGACCGCGAGGGCGCCCTCGCCCAGGCCCGTGCCGTGGACGAGAAGCGGGAGCGGGGCGAGAAGCTCGGCCCCCTCGCCGGCGTTCCCCTCGCGCTGAAGGACATCTTCACCACCGAGGGCGTGCCGACGACCGTCGGCTCGAAGATCCTCGAGGGCTGGATCCCGCCGTACGACGCCACGGTCACGCAGAAGCTGAAGGCCGCCGACGTCGTCATCCTCGGCAAGACCAACATGGACGAGTTCGCCATGGGGTCCTCCACCGAGAACAGCGCCTACGGCCCGACCGGCAACCCGTGGGACCTCACCAAGATCCCCGGCGGCTCTGGCGGCGGCTCCTCCGCCGCGCTGGCCGCGCACATGGCGCCCCTCGCCATCGGCACCGACACCGGCGGCTCCATCCGCCAGCCCGCCGCCGTCACCGGCACGGTCGGCGTGAAGCCGACGTACGGCGCGGTCTCGCGGTACGGCATGGTCGCCTTCTCCAGCTCCCTCGACCAGGGCGGCCCCTGTGCCCGCACGGTCCTCGACGCGGCCCTGCTGCACGAGGTGATCGCCGGGCACGACCCGCTCGACTCGACGTCCATCGACGAGCCCGTCCCGCCGGTCGTCGAGGCCGCCCGCAACGGCAGCGTCGAGGGCATGCGCGTCGGCGTCGTCAAGCAGTTCCGCGGCGAGGGCTACCAGGCCGGCGTCATCCAGCGGTTCGACGAGTCCGTCGCGCTGCTCAAGGAACTGGGCGCCGAGATCGTCGAGCTGGACTGCCCGTCCTTCGACCTGGCCCTGTCGGCGTACTACCTGATCGCGCCGTCCGAGTGCTCCTCCAACCTCGCCCGCTTCGACGGCCTGCGCTACGGCCTGCGGACCGGCGACGACGGCACGCACTCCGCCGAGGAGGTCACCTCGCTGACCCGCGAGGCCGGCTTCGGCCCCGAGGTCAAGCGCCGCATCATGCTCGGCACGTACGCCCTGTCGAGCGGCTACTACGACGCCTACTACGGCAGCGCCCAGAAGGTCCGCACGCTGATCAAGCAGGACTTCGACAAGGCGTTCGAGCAGGTGGACGTGATCGTCTCCCCGACGACCCCGACCACCGCCTTCCCGATCGGCGAGCGCGCCGACGACCCGATGGCGATGTACCTCGCCGACCTGTGCACCATCCCGACCAACCTGGCGGGCAACGCGGCCATGTCGCTGCCGTGCGGTCTCGCCCCGGAGGACAACCTCCCGGTCGGCCTGCAGATCATCGCCCCCGTCATGAAGGACGACCGCCTGTACAAGGTGGGTGCCGCCGTCGAGGCCGCCTTCGTGGAAAAGTGGGGCCACCCGCTGATCGAGGAGGCTCCGTCGCTGTGA
- the gatB gene encoding Asp-tRNA(Asn)/Glu-tRNA(Gln) amidotransferase subunit GatB — protein sequence MTTTTDLVSYEDALASYDPVMGLEVHVELGTKTKMFCGCSTALGQDANTQTCPVCLGLPGALPVVNATGVESAIKIGLALNCEIAEWCRFARKNYFYPDMPKNFQTSQYDEPIAFNGYLDVQLEDGETFRVEIERAHMEEDTGKSTHVGGATGRIHGASHSLLDYNRAGIPLIEIVTKPIEGAGERAPEVARAYVRELREVIRALGVSEARMEMGQMRCDVNLSLRPHGTEKFGTRSETKNVNSLRSVERAARYEIQRHAAVLSSGGTIIQETRHFHEDTGSTTSGRVKEEAEDYRYFPEPDLVPVAPSREWVEELRAGLPELPLVRRNRLREEWGISGTDMQAILNAGALEPIVATIEAGADAASARKWWMGELARSANESGKALDELAITPAQVARVTELVAKGDLNDKLARQVIEGVLAGEGTPDEVVDKRGLKVVSDEGALTAAVDEAIAGNPGVADKIRGGKVAAAGALVGAVMKATRGQADAARVKELILEKLGVSEG from the coding sequence GTGACCACCACGACCGACCTGGTGTCGTACGAGGACGCACTCGCGTCGTACGACCCCGTCATGGGCCTCGAGGTCCATGTCGAACTCGGCACCAAGACCAAGATGTTCTGCGGCTGCTCGACCGCCCTCGGCCAGGACGCCAACACCCAGACCTGCCCGGTCTGCCTCGGCCTGCCCGGTGCGCTCCCGGTCGTCAACGCGACCGGCGTCGAGTCCGCCATCAAGATCGGCCTCGCGCTGAACTGCGAGATCGCCGAATGGTGCCGCTTCGCCCGGAAGAACTACTTCTATCCGGACATGCCGAAGAACTTCCAGACCTCCCAGTACGACGAGCCGATCGCCTTCAACGGCTACCTCGACGTGCAGCTGGAGGACGGCGAGACCTTCCGCGTGGAGATCGAGCGCGCCCACATGGAGGAGGACACCGGCAAGTCGACCCACGTCGGCGGCGCCACCGGCCGCATCCACGGCGCGTCCCACTCCCTGCTGGACTACAACCGCGCCGGCATCCCGCTCATCGAGATCGTCACCAAGCCGATCGAGGGAGCGGGCGAGCGGGCCCCCGAGGTCGCGCGGGCCTACGTCCGTGAGCTGCGCGAGGTCATCCGGGCGCTCGGCGTATCCGAGGCCCGCATGGAGATGGGCCAGATGCGCTGCGACGTGAACCTGTCGCTGCGCCCGCACGGCACCGAGAAGTTCGGCACGCGTTCGGAGACGAAGAACGTCAACTCGCTGCGGTCCGTGGAGCGCGCGGCCCGCTACGAGATCCAGCGGCACGCGGCCGTGCTGTCCTCCGGCGGCACGATCATCCAGGAGACCCGGCACTTCCACGAGGACACCGGGTCGACGACCTCGGGCCGCGTGAAGGAGGAGGCCGAGGACTACCGGTACTTCCCGGAGCCCGACCTCGTCCCGGTGGCGCCGTCGCGTGAGTGGGTCGAGGAGCTGCGGGCCGGGCTGCCCGAGCTGCCGCTGGTCCGCCGCAACCGGCTCCGCGAGGAGTGGGGCATCAGCGGCACCGACATGCAGGCGATCCTCAACGCCGGTGCGCTGGAGCCGATCGTCGCCACGATCGAGGCCGGGGCGGACGCCGCCTCCGCCCGGAAGTGGTGGATGGGTGAGCTGGCCCGCAGCGCCAACGAGTCGGGCAAGGCGCTCGACGAGCTGGCGATCACCCCGGCGCAGGTGGCCCGGGTCACCGAGCTGGTGGCGAAGGGCGACCTGAACGACAAGCTGGCCCGCCAGGTCATCGAAGGCGTCCTCGCGGGCGAAGGCACCCCGGACGAGGTCGTCGACAAGCGCGGTCTGAAGGTCGTCTCCGACGAGGGCGCGCTGACGGCGGCCGTCGACGAGGCGATCGCCGGCAACCCGGGCGTCGCGGACAAGATCCGCGGCGGCAAGGTGGCCGCCGCCGGTGCACTCGTCGGGGCGGTCATGAAGGCGACCCGGGGCCAGGCCGACGCGGCGCGCGTCAAGGAGCTGATCCTGGAGAAGCTGGGCGTCAGCGAGGGCTGA
- a CDS encoding methyltransferase domain-containing protein, translated as MSDITSRTSNIPLADRVSHPGYPRSNGYDARWTIENQMGPHALWLLEWLAPALGLDTLSPGSRVLDLGCGRAMTSIFLAKEYDVRVTAADLWVKPGENAGRIAEAGVADRVLPVLAEAHDLPFGENSFDAIVSVDAYHYFGTDDLYLPELTRLLKPGGRIGVVVPALREEIDGVEPPEHLKPYWEPGFWSFHTAGWWRRHWTRSGAVEVETADWLEDGWRDWLRWCEVVAEEHTDEFHIRMAGQSAEMLRLDQGGTLGFVRVVGRRL; from the coding sequence ATGTCGGACATCACTTCCCGGACCTCGAACATCCCCCTCGCTGACCGTGTGAGCCACCCCGGCTACCCGCGCAGCAACGGCTACGACGCCCGCTGGACCATCGAGAACCAGATGGGCCCGCACGCGCTGTGGCTGCTCGAGTGGCTGGCCCCCGCCCTGGGGCTGGACACCCTGAGCCCCGGCTCGCGCGTGCTCGACCTGGGCTGCGGCCGCGCCATGACGTCGATCTTCCTCGCCAAGGAGTACGACGTCCGGGTCACCGCCGCCGACCTGTGGGTCAAGCCCGGCGAGAACGCCGGGCGCATCGCCGAGGCGGGCGTCGCCGACCGCGTCCTGCCCGTGCTCGCCGAGGCGCACGACCTGCCGTTCGGCGAGAACAGCTTCGACGCGATCGTCTCCGTCGACGCCTACCACTACTTCGGCACCGACGACCTGTACCTGCCCGAGCTGACCCGGCTGCTGAAGCCGGGCGGGCGGATCGGGGTCGTCGTACCGGCGCTGCGCGAGGAGATCGACGGCGTCGAGCCGCCGGAGCACCTCAAGCCGTACTGGGAACCCGGGTTCTGGTCCTTCCACACCGCCGGCTGGTGGCGGCGCCACTGGACCCGCAGCGGGGCCGTGGAGGTCGAGACCGCGGACTGGCTGGAGGACGGCTGGCGCGACTGGCTGCGCTGGTGCGAGGTCGTCGCCGAGGAGCACACGGACGAGTTCCACATCCGGATGGCCGGACAGAGCGCCGAGATGCTGCGCCTCGACCAGGGCGGCACGCTGGGCTTCGTCCGGGTCGTGGGGCGCCGCCTCTGA
- a CDS encoding MMPL family transporter, giving the protein MAALARWCVQRRLVTVLLWLLAFAGVTAGAAVAGTTYSNDYKVPGTESGRATELLHEGFPQLGGDSDTVVWHTASGSVRAADVEQTMSRMLDRIENLPGVASVTSPYDGPGTGRVSQDGRTAYATVTFDDQAQDIDKGEAQAVVDTAKSAETDGLQVELGGSAVGLTQSSGGHLAEIVGVAVAAVVLFLAFGSLAASLLPIATALVGVGTAYAGIALLGHAMTVADFAPMLGMLIGLGVGIDYALFIVTRHRRGLKRGLSVTEAATNAVATTGRAVVFAGATVCIALLGMLILRLSFLNGVAIAASLTVVLTVAASVTLLPSLLSFIGMRALSRRERRRLAEHGPEPELPTGFAARWSAFVERHPKVLGVVALVVMAVLALPTFSLHLGTSDQGNDPKTATTRQAYDLLADGFGPGVNGPLTLVTKVDGAEDKLALDNLDGTLQATEGVAAVTPVTFDSGGHTAYLTVVPESSPQSKQTSDLVDRLRDEVLPRAEAGTSLDVQVGGVTAGYDDFADVIVSKLPVFVGVVIGLGCLLLLLAFRSIGIPLKAAAMNVAAVASAFGVVVAIFQWGWGSELLGLGSAGPIEPFLPVIMVSVLFGLSMDYQVFLVSRMYEEWLETGDNRRAVRVGLAETSRVINSAAVIMISVFLAFVLSGDRVIAMFGIALAAAVALDAFVLRTLLVPALMHLLGGANWWLPRWLDKRMPRISIEPPESRAAHERLAAATDAEVADVLAEEERQRDVRDIPG; this is encoded by the coding sequence GTGGCAGCCCTCGCACGTTGGTGTGTCCAACGCCGTCTGGTCACCGTTCTGCTGTGGCTCCTCGCCTTCGCGGGGGTCACCGCGGGCGCCGCCGTCGCCGGCACCACGTACTCGAACGACTACAAGGTCCCGGGCACCGAGTCCGGCCGCGCCACCGAACTGCTGCACGAGGGCTTCCCGCAGCTCGGCGGCGACAGCGACACCGTCGTCTGGCACACCGCGTCCGGCAGCGTCCGCGCCGCCGACGTCGAGCAGACGATGAGCCGCATGCTGGACCGGATAGAGAACCTGCCCGGCGTCGCCTCCGTGACCAGCCCCTACGACGGCCCGGGCACCGGCCGCGTCAGCCAGGACGGCCGCACCGCGTACGCCACGGTCACCTTCGACGACCAGGCCCAGGACATCGACAAGGGCGAGGCGCAGGCCGTCGTCGACACCGCGAAGAGCGCCGAGACCGACGGGCTCCAGGTGGAGCTCGGCGGCAGCGCCGTCGGGCTGACCCAGTCCTCCGGCGGGCACCTCGCGGAGATCGTCGGCGTGGCCGTCGCCGCGGTCGTGCTGTTCCTCGCCTTCGGCTCGCTCGCCGCCTCGCTGCTGCCCATCGCCACCGCCCTGGTCGGCGTCGGCACCGCCTACGCCGGGATCGCGCTGCTCGGGCACGCCATGACGGTCGCCGACTTCGCGCCCATGCTCGGCATGCTGATCGGGCTCGGCGTCGGCATCGACTACGCCCTGTTCATCGTGACCAGACACCGGCGCGGACTCAAACGCGGGCTGTCCGTCACGGAGGCGGCCACCAACGCCGTCGCGACCACGGGACGGGCCGTCGTCTTCGCGGGTGCCACCGTTTGCATCGCCCTGCTGGGCATGCTGATCCTGCGGCTGAGCTTCCTCAACGGCGTCGCCATCGCGGCCAGCCTGACCGTGGTCCTCACCGTCGCCGCGTCCGTGACGCTGCTGCCGTCCCTGCTGTCCTTCATCGGCATGCGCGCGCTCAGCCGCCGCGAGCGCCGACGGCTGGCGGAGCACGGGCCCGAGCCGGAGCTGCCCACCGGCTTCGCCGCCCGCTGGTCGGCGTTCGTGGAGCGCCACCCCAAGGTCCTCGGCGTGGTCGCCCTGGTCGTCATGGCCGTCCTCGCGCTGCCCACGTTCTCCCTGCACCTGGGCACCTCCGACCAGGGCAACGACCCGAAGACCGCCACCACCCGCCAGGCCTACGACCTGCTCGCCGACGGCTTCGGCCCGGGCGTGAACGGCCCCCTCACCCTCGTCACGAAGGTCGACGGCGCCGAGGACAAGCTCGCCCTGGACAACCTCGACGGCACGCTCCAGGCCACCGAGGGCGTCGCCGCCGTCACGCCGGTGACGTTCGACTCCGGCGGCCACACGGCGTACCTGACCGTCGTACCGGAGTCCTCCCCGCAGTCGAAGCAGACCAGCGACCTCGTCGACCGGCTGCGCGACGAGGTGCTGCCGCGCGCCGAGGCGGGCACCTCCCTCGACGTGCAGGTCGGCGGCGTGACGGCGGGCTACGACGACTTCGCCGACGTCATCGTCTCCAAGCTGCCCGTCTTCGTCGGGGTCGTGATCGGCCTGGGCTGCCTGCTGCTCCTGCTCGCCTTCCGGTCGATCGGCATCCCGCTGAAGGCCGCCGCGATGAACGTCGCCGCCGTGGCCTCCGCCTTCGGGGTGGTGGTCGCGATCTTCCAGTGGGGCTGGGGCAGCGAACTGCTCGGCCTCGGCAGCGCGGGGCCCATCGAGCCCTTCCTGCCCGTGATCATGGTGTCGGTGCTCTTCGGGCTCTCCATGGACTACCAGGTCTTCCTGGTCAGCCGGATGTACGAGGAGTGGCTGGAGACCGGCGACAACCGGCGGGCCGTCCGCGTCGGCTTGGCGGAGACCAGCCGGGTGATCAACTCGGCGGCGGTCATCATGATCTCCGTCTTCCTCGCCTTCGTGCTCAGCGGCGACCGCGTGATCGCCATGTTCGGCATCGCCCTCGCGGCCGCCGTCGCCCTGGACGCCTTCGTCCTGCGCACACTCCTCGTCCCCGCCCTGATGCACCTCCTCGGCGGCGCCAACTGGTGGCTGCCCCGCTGGCTCGACAAGCGCATGCCGCGCATCAGCATCGAACCGCCCGAGAGCCGTGCCGCCCATGAGAGGCTGGCCGCCGCGACGGACGCCGAGGTGGCGGACGTCCTGGCGGAGGAGGAGCGGCAGCGGGATGTACGCGATATCCCTGGGTGA